In Candidatus Omnitrophota bacterium, a single genomic region encodes these proteins:
- a CDS encoding tetratricopeptide repeat protein yields the protein MPNHSHHNYNKVKIAIGFTFFLTFSFFSAHTAFSEEAVSNYLPYDNLFKGSQQIETKSSSVPVSYAAGEVQGLGALREQARLYRSQGIELQRVGNYDQALGLYKKAIELDPLYAVPYNDMAIIFEIQGLKDKAEEYYLKAIKADQYFLSAYSNLALFYEGKRDLNKAVYYWGKRAELGDVNDPWTQRAIQRRSDILALNSGVTYDPEQEERIADLMNEIEARKDNKSLSKYYFEKAKKMHEGGDDVGALKKGIDAMQLDESNAEIRDFVDNIRRTLLSE from the coding sequence TTCCCACCATAATTATAATAAGGTGAAAATAGCAATAGGGTTTACGTTTTTTTTAACGTTTAGTTTTTTTTCTGCCCACACTGCATTCTCTGAGGAAGCGGTTAGCAATTATCTTCCTTACGATAACCTGTTTAAAGGTTCGCAGCAGATTGAGACAAAAAGCAGCAGCGTGCCAGTTTCTTATGCCGCAGGAGAGGTCCAGGGCCTTGGCGCGTTAAGGGAGCAGGCCAGGTTATATAGGTCTCAGGGGATAGAGCTCCAGCGGGTTGGTAATTATGACCAGGCTCTGGGGTTGTATAAGAAGGCAATTGAACTCGATCCTTTATATGCCGTTCCATACAATGATATGGCTATAATATTCGAAATACAGGGCCTGAAAGATAAGGCAGAAGAATATTATCTTAAAGCCATTAAAGCGGACCAGTATTTCCTGAGCGCTTATTCTAATTTGGCTTTATTCTACGAAGGCAAGAGAGATCTCAATAAAGCAGTTTACTATTGGGGCAAAAGGGCAGAACTTGGCGATGTAAATGACCCCTGGACCCAGAGGGCAATCCAGCGCAGAAGCGACATACTAGCTTTGAATTCCGGCGTAACTTATGACCCGGAACAGGAAGAACGGATTGCTGACTTGATGAATGAGATCGAAGCCCGCAAGGATAATAAGAGTCTTTCCAAGTATTACTTTGAAAAAGCCAAGAAAATGCACGAAGGCGGAGACGATGTGGGGGCGTTGAAGAAAGGCATAGATGCTATGCAACTGGATGAATCTAACGCCGAGATCCGCGACTTCGTTGATAATATCCGTAGAACTTTGTTATCGGAATAG
- the polA gene encoding DNA polymerase I — protein MKDKKIYLVDATAFCYRAFYALKDLKTSFGLPTNAIYGFVNMLNKLLSEHKPEYIGVCFDVSRDTFRQKKYAEYKMQRPPMPDGLAEQMGYIKEIITASGIKLIEKEGFEADDIIATITKRARQAGFCVVIISSDKDMLQLVGEGVVVISPHKDGDIVYDQDKVVERFGVKPSSIIDIISLMGDDVDNIPGVKGIGEKTAVSLVKVFGSADELISRVDEVKQEKIRSSIIDNAEIIRLSRELALLDSNVDIDFSLQDLRPVGPDNNALARLYKHLEFKKWLKDLDKNEPANNEHKQEVLAIPDSQLSSIIKGANLLYLSGQSFDSLYLSTGKDFFKVNNPGQNLRIVLQDPSILKIGHNLKRLKFVLARENVDLKGLYFDTMIAGYVLNPAKANNLISDIAFDYLDRPVKFNPDDGISSLELIIELKELLEDELNKKSLINLFKEIEMPMAEVLSEMEIGGIKIDSKLLNDISKELEKRLIALVDDIYKLSGTQFNINSPKQLRDVLFERLKLPVVRRSKTGPSTDEGVLTTLAKKHELPALLLEYRQLTKLKNTYIDTLPNLVNKDTGMLHTSFNQTLTETGRLSSSNPNLQNIPVKTEIGRQIRRAVIAFDKGSRLLSCDYSQIELRVLAHLSKDENLISAFRNNKDIHKATASLIYSVEEPQVQDYMRETAKRVNFGIIYGLTSFGLSRDLDISQDEAQSFIDAYFIRFPKVKEYINSQIDTAQKNGFVTTLLGRRRYLPDISSKNQSIRQLAQRQAVNTPIQGSASDLIKLAMIRIQKEISAARLKSKMILQVHDELIFNVPNGEMDVFSKMVKNAMEHVLVLDVPITVDMKSGLNWLDMKELKLND, from the coding sequence ATGAAGGATAAGAAAATATACCTGGTTGATGCAACAGCTTTTTGTTATAGGGCTTTCTACGCGCTGAAAGACTTAAAGACATCCTTTGGCCTGCCGACTAATGCCATATATGGTTTTGTGAATATGCTCAACAAGCTGCTTAGCGAGCATAAGCCTGAGTACATTGGCGTATGTTTTGATGTTTCCAGGGATACTTTCAGGCAGAAGAAGTACGCAGAATATAAGATGCAGAGGCCTCCTATGCCTGACGGCCTGGCAGAGCAGATGGGTTATATCAAAGAGATCATAACTGCCAGCGGCATAAAGCTCATAGAAAAAGAAGGGTTCGAGGCTGATGATATAATCGCAACAATAACAAAGCGCGCAAGGCAGGCCGGTTTTTGCGTGGTTATTATCAGCTCAGATAAAGATATGCTTCAGCTTGTCGGAGAAGGGGTGGTGGTTATCAGCCCGCATAAAGACGGAGATATAGTATATGACCAGGATAAGGTAGTGGAGCGTTTTGGAGTAAAACCTTCTTCTATAATCGATATTATATCTTTGATGGGTGATGATGTTGATAATATACCCGGTGTAAAGGGTATAGGAGAAAAGACTGCCGTATCTTTAGTCAAGGTTTTCGGCTCAGCAGATGAATTAATATCAAGGGTGGATGAAGTAAAACAGGAGAAAATCAGGAGCAGCATCATCGATAATGCAGAAATTATCAGACTGAGCAGGGAGCTGGCCTTGCTTGACAGCAATGTTGATATTGATTTTAGCCTGCAGGATTTACGTCCTGTAGGTCCGGATAATAATGCGCTTGCCAGGCTATATAAACACCTTGAGTTTAAGAAATGGCTTAAAGATCTGGATAAGAATGAACCTGCTAATAATGAACATAAGCAGGAGGTTCTGGCGATACCAGACAGCCAGCTCAGCAGCATCATCAAGGGCGCCAACCTGCTCTATTTATCCGGGCAATCTTTTGATAGCCTTTATTTATCAACAGGAAAAGATTTTTTTAAAGTAAATAACCCGGGCCAGAACCTAAGAATCGTATTGCAGGACCCTTCGATCCTTAAAATAGGGCACAACCTCAAGAGACTTAAGTTCGTTTTAGCCAGGGAAAACGTTGATTTAAAAGGCCTATATTTTGACACCATGATAGCCGGGTATGTTTTAAACCCTGCTAAGGCCAACAATCTTATCAGCGATATTGCATTTGATTATCTGGATAGGCCGGTTAAATTCAACCCCGATGACGGAATAAGTTCCCTTGAATTAATAATTGAGTTAAAAGAGCTTCTGGAAGATGAGCTGAATAAAAAATCCCTAATCAATCTTTTTAAAGAAATAGAAATGCCTATGGCTGAAGTCCTGTCTGAGATGGAGATAGGCGGGATAAAAATAGATTCAAAATTGCTTAATGATATCTCCAAAGAACTGGAAAAAAGACTTATTGCCCTTGTTGATGATATCTATAAATTAAGCGGCACCCAGTTTAATATAAATTCACCAAAGCAGTTAAGGGATGTGCTCTTTGAAAGATTGAAACTTCCCGTCGTAAGGCGCAGTAAAACCGGGCCCTCGACAGATGAGGGGGTTTTAACGACCCTTGCTAAGAAACACGAACTTCCTGCCTTGCTTCTTGAATACAGGCAGCTGACTAAATTAAAGAATACCTATATCGATACACTGCCGAATCTTGTCAATAAAGACACAGGCATGCTGCATACTTCTTTTAATCAGACCCTGACTGAGACGGGCAGGCTCAGCTCCAGCAATCCAAACCTTCAGAACATACCGGTCAAGACTGAGATTGGCAGGCAGATAAGAAGGGCAGTGATTGCTTTTGATAAAGGCAGCAGGTTATTGTCCTGCGATTATTCACAGATAGAACTCAGGGTTTTGGCGCATTTATCCAAAGACGAAAACCTGATTAGCGCATTCAGAAATAATAAAGACATCCACAAAGCGACTGCTTCTTTGATTTATTCTGTAGAAGAGCCCCAGGTCCAGGATTATATGCGTGAGACAGCCAAAAGGGTAAATTTCGGCATAATTTACGGCCTCACATCTTTTGGATTATCGCGTGATCTTGACATATCCCAGGACGAGGCCCAGAGTTTTATCGACGCTTATTTCATAAGATTTCCCAAAGTCAAAGAGTATATAAATTCCCAGATAGATACAGCTCAAAAGAACGGGTTTGTCACTACTCTGCTTGGCAGGAGGAGGTACCTGCCTGATATAAGCAGCAAAAACCAATCTATAAGGCAGCTGGCGCAGCGCCAGGCAGTAAATACCCCTATACAGGGAAGCGCCTCCGACCTTATAAAATTAGCGATGATCAGGATACAAAAAGAAATATCTGCTGCCAGGTTAAAATCAAAGATGATCCTGCAGGTGCATGATGAACTGATTTTTAATGTCCCGAACGGAGAGATGGATGTTTTCTCTAAGATGGTAAAGAATGCCATGGAGCATGTGCTTGTTCTTGATGTCCCTATTACGGTAGATATGAAGTCAGGTTTAAACTGGCTGGATATGAAGGAGCTGAAATTAAATGATTGA